The following coding sequences are from one Methanosarcina sp. WWM596 window:
- a CDS encoding disaggregatase related repeat-containing protein: MKKLKTLIKILTLTLFCFLLSSPAALAANIVIDKETGQAGPGLFHTPNYANDAACIQAALDSSKSGDTITICAGDYYITKGIYQKNKNLNIIGEGNVTLYIQTPEKEYNELYFCGSLITSGKLSADANKDSFQVVLTDASQVRQNDLIKIWKNVQWCPLDYPDNYPDQMTGEIYAVKSVNGNIVTLNQPLLRDYSLSETVQFEVYRPVEIHVNNIRMEDTGAAMSHHGLVMQYCKDSSVTNSWFNNSGFGAVCLYSCFNVNVNNNEIYNSLLPGSGYGVNVASGTAFVNIENNHIENCRHAITANSAERKSLNRDVFISNNTLIGAKIRGSWVIDAHALTINFVVTGNKIYPQLPYFVAFSDGTQQSIFSDNEVFGGYGGIFKRGAVSDGVHICENNTFNGIAGEMYRGGNGIDDTLIIRNNYQNSGIYGIHFPYQGSFRNIVITGNTFSNLLNKGVYQQFLIDGVNLKISDNTFENIREEGIYLDGNSYTNSEVKIQNNNLINVYSSSPGSEITIKNIQDASVSGNQIFDAQVSKVPVAAFSASPISGNAPLDVTFTDSSTGSPTAWNWNFGDGTSSTEKSPTHTYSTAGNYTVILTASNAAGSNTVTGIVHVKPPEDSEEPVISEIEVSDNRLREKSPDVVYQSSPYIDVGGMNSVRYRDIMWFDLSKYTSDFPVDNATLSLYWYYPAENSRPEDTVIEVYRPASAWNSDYVSWNKKDKDVSWKNPGGDWYDKNGVSQGNTPYATITLKGSTLPDNNYYELDVTELVKEYINGKYENTGFLIKARTESNNYIAFYSSDCGNEDQEPKLSITKKASSVTVPVVTVNATVTSATDNRLREKSPDVVYKVSPFIDAGGMNSVRYRDIMWLNLSEYTGSAEVSNAALSLYWYYPAGKTRPEDTVIEVYRPASAWNSDYVSWNKKDKDVSWKNPGGDWYDKNGVLQGNSPYAILTFKGSDIPDNKYYELNVTDLVKEYTSGKYENTGFLIKARTESNNYIAFYSSDCGNENQVPKLQLVYS, translated from the coding sequence ATGAAAAAATTAAAAACCCTCATAAAAATACTTACTCTTACTCTCTTTTGTTTTTTGTTAAGTAGCCCTGCGGCTTTGGCAGCAAATATCGTAATTGACAAAGAAACTGGACAAGCTGGACCAGGTCTTTTTCATACACCTAATTATGCAAATGATGCAGCTTGCATTCAAGCAGCACTTGATAGTTCAAAAAGTGGGGATACAATAACTATCTGCGCAGGGGACTATTATATCACAAAAGGGATTTATCAAAAAAATAAAAATCTGAACATAATAGGCGAAGGAAATGTAACTCTTTACATTCAAACTCCTGAAAAAGAATATAACGAGCTTTATTTCTGTGGGTCATTAATCACAAGTGGAAAACTATCTGCTGACGCTAATAAGGATTCATTCCAGGTGGTTTTAACTGACGCTTCCCAGGTTCGCCAGAACGACTTGATTAAGATCTGGAAAAATGTTCAGTGGTGTCCTTTAGATTATCCTGACAATTATCCTGATCAAATGACAGGGGAAATATATGCTGTTAAAAGTGTAAATGGAAACATCGTCACTTTAAATCAACCACTTCTTAGAGATTATAGCCTGTCCGAAACCGTACAGTTCGAAGTATATAGACCTGTTGAAATCCATGTAAATAATATAAGGATGGAGGATACAGGTGCAGCAATGTCACATCATGGACTAGTTATGCAATACTGCAAGGATAGCTCTGTCACTAATTCCTGGTTCAATAATAGTGGATTTGGTGCTGTTTGTCTATATTCCTGTTTTAATGTTAATGTTAATAATAATGAGATTTACAATTCACTTCTTCCGGGAAGTGGATATGGTGTAAATGTAGCTAGCGGTACGGCTTTTGTCAATATTGAAAATAATCACATAGAGAATTGCAGGCATGCTATAACAGCCAATTCAGCTGAACGCAAATCTTTAAATCGAGACGTTTTTATCTCCAATAACACTCTGATTGGGGCAAAAATACGTGGTTCCTGGGTTATTGATGCTCATGCTCTAACTATTAATTTTGTCGTAACTGGAAATAAGATATACCCACAACTCCCATATTTTGTAGCATTTTCAGATGGTACACAACAATCTATTTTTTCTGACAATGAAGTTTTTGGCGGATATGGAGGAATATTTAAACGCGGCGCAGTAAGTGACGGAGTACACATTTGCGAAAATAACACGTTTAATGGTATTGCAGGTGAGATGTATAGGGGAGGAAATGGAATCGATGACACGCTTATAATTAGGAATAATTATCAAAACAGCGGAATATACGGAATTCATTTCCCATATCAGGGAAGTTTCAGGAATATAGTGATTACTGGGAACACTTTTAGCAATCTCTTGAATAAAGGAGTATATCAGCAGTTCCTTATAGACGGAGTAAATTTAAAAATCTCTGATAATACTTTTGAAAATATTAGAGAAGAAGGAATATATCTCGACGGAAATTCTTACACAAACAGCGAGGTCAAAATACAAAATAATAACTTAATAAATGTATATTCCTCCAGTCCAGGTTCAGAGATCACAATCAAAAACATCCAGGATGCTTCAGTTAGCGGAAACCAGATATTCGATGCCCAGGTATCCAAAGTTCCGGTTGCTGCTTTTTCTGCGTCTCCAATTTCCGGAAATGCACCCCTTGATGTGACTTTTACTGACAGCAGCACAGGTTCACCCACAGCATGGAACTGGAATTTCGGAGACGGGACAAGTTCAACAGAGAAAAGCCCAACTCATACCTATTCAACAGCAGGAAATTATACAGTGATACTTACAGCAAGTAATGCGGCAGGCAGCAATACCGTAACAGGGATTGTTCATGTAAAACCACCCGAAGATTCTGAGGAACCTGTAATTTCCGAAATAGAAGTATCTGACAACCGTCTACGTGAAAAGTCTCCTGATGTAGTCTATCAGAGTTCACCCTATATTGACGTCGGTGGGATGAACAGTGTCAGATACAGGGATATAATGTGGTTTGACCTGAGTAAATATACCAGCGACTTCCCAGTTGATAATGCGACTCTTTCTCTTTACTGGTATTATCCTGCAGAAAACTCAAGACCTGAAGATACTGTAATTGAGGTTTACAGGCCAGCTTCAGCCTGGAATTCAGATTACGTAAGCTGGAATAAAAAGGACAAAGATGTTTCATGGAAAAATCCCGGAGGAGACTGGTATGATAAAAATGGTGTTTCTCAGGGTAACACCCCATATGCTACAATAACTCTCAAAGGCAGTACCCTTCCTGACAATAATTACTACGAACTGGACGTAACCGAGCTCGTAAAAGAGTATATCAATGGCAAGTATGAAAACACGGGATTTCTGATAAAAGCCCGCACAGAGAGCAATAACTATATTGCATTTTATAGCAGTGACTGCGGAAACGAAGATCAAGAGCCAAAGCTTAGCATAACAAAGAAAGCATCTTCAGTGACTGTACCTGTAGTGACTGTAAATGCAACTGTTACTAGTGCAACGGATAATCGTCTACGTGAAAAGTCTCCTGATGTAGTTTACAAGGTTTCACCTTTTATTGATGCAGGTGGGATGAACAGTGTCAGATACAGGGATATAATGTGGTTAAACCTTAGCGAGTATACCGGTTCTGCCGAAGTTAGTAATGCGGCTCTTTCTCTCTACTGGTATTATCCTGCAGGAAAAACAAGACCTGAAGATACTGTGATTGAGGTTTACAGGCCTGCTTCAGCCTGGAATTCAGATTACGTAAGCTGGAATAAAAAGGACAAAGATGTTTCATGGAAAAATCCCGGAGGAGACTGGTATGATAAAAACGGTGTTTTGCAGGGTAACAGTCCTTATGCCATACTAACCTTTAAGGGAAGTGATATTCCTGACAACAAATATTACGAGCTTAATGTAACCGATCTGGTAAAAGAGTACACCAGTGGAAAGTATGAAAACACGGGATTTCTGATAAAAGCCCGCACAGAGAGCAATAACTATATTGCATTTTATAGCAGTGACTGCGGAAACGAAAATCAGGTGCCAAAACTTCAACTGGTATACAGTTAA